In a genomic window of Bos mutus isolate GX-2022 chromosome 6, NWIPB_WYAK_1.1, whole genome shotgun sequence:
- the UTP3 gene encoding something about silencing protein 10 gives MVGRSGRRARGAAKWAAVRAKASRDPADDDGEDFESPPSPGDSSYYQDKVDDFHEARSRAALAKGWSEIESGDEEDGDEEEEVLALDVADEDDEDGESEEGDDDDGGSSVQSETEASVDPSLSWGQRKKLYYDTDYGSKSRGRQSQQEVEEEEREEEAEAQLIQRRLAQALQEDDFGVTWVEAFAKPVPQVNEAETRVVKDLAKVSVKEKLKMLRKESPELLELIDDLKVKLTEMKDELEPLLQLVEQKIIPPGKGSQYLRTKYNLYLNYCSNISFYLILKARRVPAHGHPVIERLVTYRNLINKLSVVDQKLSSEIRYMLTLKDGAGKKELNLKAKSMKAKPKSVSETSAAALAVRDLSDDSDFDEEAALKYYKEMEERQKLKRKKEENSTKEQALEDQNAKRAITYQIAKNRGLTPRRKKIDRNPRVKHREKFRKAKIRRRGQVREVRREEQRYTGELSGIRAGVKKSIKLK, from the coding sequence ATGGTGGGAAGATCCGGGCGGCGCGCGCGTGGAGCGGCCAAGTGGGCAGCTGTGCGAGCTAAGGCAAGTCGCGACCCAGCGGACGACGATGGAGAGGACTTCGAATCTCCACCCTCACCGGGGGACTCGAGCTACTACCAAGATAAGGTAGATGATTTCCATGAGGCCCGATCTCGTGCCGCCTTGGCTAAGGGCTGGAGCGAAATAGAGAGTGGGGACGAGGAGGATGgcgatgaggaggaggaggtgcttGCCCTAGATGTTGCCGATGAGGACGATGAAGATGGAGAGAGTGAGGAGGGTGACGATGATGATGGTGGGAGCTCCGTGCAGAGTGAGACTGAGGCTTCTGTGGATCCCAGTTTGTCGTGGGGTCAGAGGAAAAAACTTTACTACGACACGGACTATGGCTCCAAGTCCCGAGGCCGGCAGAGTCAACAAGAagtagaggaagaggaaagagaggaggaggcGGAGGCACAGCTCATTCAGCGGCGCTTAGCCCAAGCCCTGCAAGAGGACGATTTTGGAGTTACCTGGGTGGAGGCTTTTGCAAAACCAGTACCTCAGGTAAATGAGGCTGAGACACGTGTCGTGAAGGATTTGGCGAAAGTTTCCGTGAAAGAGAAGCTGAAAATGCTGCGAAAGGAATCTCCAGAGCTCTTGGAGCTGATAGACGACTTGAAAGTTAAGTTGACAGAGATGAAGGATGAGCTGGAGCCATTGCTACAGTTAGTGGAGCAAAAGATCAtcccccctggaaaaggaagccAATACCTGAGGACCAAATACAATCTCTATTTGAACTACTGCTCCAACATTAGTTTTTATCTGATCCTGAAAGCTAGGAGAGTCCCTGCACATGGACATCCTGTCATTGAAAGACTTGTTACCTACCGAAATTTGATCAACAAGTTGTCGGTTGTGGATCAGAAGCTGTCCTCTGAAATTCGTTATATGCTCACACTTAAAGATGGTGCTGGAAAGAAAGAActgaatttaaaagcaaaatccaTGAAGGCCAAGCCAAAATCAGTTTCAgagacttctgctgctgctttggCTGTTAGAGACCTTTCTGATGATTCTGATTTTGATGAAGAAGCTGCACTGAAATACTATAAAGAAATGGAAgagagacaaaaattaaagagaaagaaagaagaaaatagtacCAAAGAACAGGCTCTTGAAGATCAAAATGCAAAGAGAGCCATTACTTATCAGATTGCTAAAAATAGGGGACTTACACCTAGGAGAAAGAAAATTGATCGGAATCCCAGAGTCAAACACCGGGAGAAGTTCAGAAAAGCCAAAATTCGCAGAAGAGGCCAGGTTCGTGAAGTTCGCAGGGAAGAGCAACGTTATACTGGTGAACTGTCTGGCATTCGTGCAGGAGTTAAAAAGAGCATTAAGCTTAAGTAA